Genomic DNA from Segatella copri:
CCTGTATGGTGTAGTTTTGATTGATAGTGCCAGAAGTGAAGGGAATGTCCCAACTCTCGATGGCAAGTTGGCTGATGCCGAATATCTCAAGCAATGGATTCAGTGCCTTCACGTGACCAGCCTCACAGAAACTTCTGAGCTTTGCCACGTCCGCCTCAGGGTACTTGCCATCCATGCCCATCAAGATGCCCTCGATTCTCACGCTGTAGTCATCCTGCGTCCAACGTTCCTTGATGCTTCCCCTGATTTTGCCCTTTGAGACGTTTCGCCTCACAAGTATGTTCTGCCCATTGACGCTGATCATTGGCTCCATGGGGAAAAGCCACTCTTGCGCTCCAGACTCTTCAAGCTGGGTCAGGAGAAAGGCACGGAAACCAGCGAATTTGTTCCAACAATAGACCACACCTGCGACAAGGGCTGCGATGGCAGTGATGACAAGACCTATAGGGTTTGCGTTCATGGCGATGTTCAACAGCCACTGCACGCCTTCCCACACCTTGGTCACGGCCGCCACCACCTTCATCACACCCACAAGCCCCCATAGGGCTATTGCCTGGGCATTGAAGGCGATGGCTCCAACACCAGCTATTACAGCCACATAGGCTATTTCCGTCTTCCACTTCATAAAGAAGCCGATAACACCGCCAACGATGGAAAGAAGAAATTGAAGAGCTGATGAAATCGGTGGAACCAATGCTCCAACAATGTCCATCAGTCCAAGCACAACAGGCTTGATGGAGTCGAACATGCTGATGGCTGCTTGCCTGATGTTTCCCATCATGGTGGAGAACTTTCCGCTGACAGTCTGGCTCAGTTTGTCGCTCATGCCGTTGAAAGCACCGCCCTCGCTTGTGGCATGGGCGATGGCTGCTGCCACCGCATCAAAGCCTATCTGTCCCTTGCTCATCATGTCTTGAAGCTCGGCGTATGTCTTACCTGTCATTTTTTGGAGTTCCTTCAAAGGGTTGAAACCTGCATTGATGAACTGCATCAAGTCTTGCCCTTGCATCTTTCCTGCTGATGCCACCTGTCCAAAGACAAGTGAGAGACCACCAAGCTTCTCTTTGTCGCCCATGGCAATGTCGCCAAGTTGTTTCAGGTATGGAACCACCTTCTGTGCGCTTACACCGAATCCAAGCATCATCTTGGCATTGTTCTCCAGATCAAGAGGCTCAAAGGGAGTCTTTGCTGCGAAGTTGTAAATGTCTCCAAGCATCTTGGCTGCTGCCGTCTCATTGCCCACAAGTGTCTTAAAAGCCACGCTCGTTTGCTCGGCTTGTGCACCGATGGACGAGATGGCTGCGACACCTGCACTTGCAAGGGTATAGGGATTCATCAGGAAATCCATGCCAGGGAGGGACATCAGGGAGGTCTTCAAGTTAGAAAACGAAAAGGCTGATTGGAGGCGACTTTTTACAAGGGTCGCCTTTCTGGTGATGTTGTCCAGCTGCTCAGACGTTCTTCTTGCCACACTCAGCACATTGCCTTCGTTGGCTTGCAACTTGATAAGAAATTGAAGTACACTTTTAGCCATCTGTCTTATTCTCTGCTTCTTTGATTTCCTTTAAATACCTGATAGTCCACGCCCATTCCTCATCTGAAAGCGTATCAGGATCCAGGAATAGATTATATCTCAGCAAGGTGTTCATATAGAGAATGTCCTTTGCCTCGACATCATCTATTTCCGCATCCTCTAAAGCTTTTTTATGTCAGCCTCCTTGATAGCCAATACGTCTTCAAGTTGTGAGCACACTGCGAAGAAAAGGTCATCATTGGTCTTGATTTCCTCATCACCGTCAAGCCAAATTTGGTTGAGCAAGGTTTCTTGTGCCTTGACAGGATTCTTCACCACTGACACATAGCTGTATTCCTTGCGTGTTGGCTTGCGGACAATACAGCTTTTGCCTTGGGTCTCTATCTGGAAGATTTCGCCATGCTGTTTCTTCCACTCTTCTACTTTTTGCTTATCTATTTTCATTTTTCTATTATTTGAATGTTATTTGAATGGTGTCCAAACACTATCCTTTCTTCTTATCCACAAAGATGAAAGGAAGTTCCTTTTCCTGGAACTTATCACCTTGCTTCCACTCGGTGTTGTCCTCAGTGAACTCTGCACCCACAAGGATGTCTGTCACGATGACATCACCCTTTGTGGCATTGCCGTAAGAAACGACAAGATCAAAAGAAGCATCAAGGATGTCACCACCGCAAGCTTGGCTCAGGGCTTCATACTCACTTTGCAGCAAGCCAATGGAGCCTTCATAGGACTTGTTTCCTCGTTGCACACCTTGTGGCTTGTTGCCCTTGGCATACAAGGCTTCCTTTTCCTGCTTTGAAGAGTATTTCACGGAGCGGAATCCTGTGACAGGGCGACCTGCCATGACAACGTTGATGTCGGCCCACTCGTATTCCTTTGAATTAAACATATTCTTTAGCTGTTACTTGTTTCTACTAAGAATCCCAGATTCACGTCCACGTATCGGGCATATCCGTATGGACGCACTTTCAGAGTCACAAGCACCTTCGAGGTACTGAGTACATTTTGCTTTTCGTCGATGTAGCACTGGCATCCCTCACCATCGGAATTTGCGCAAAGCTCACCATTGGCGGTCATCTTTTTGTTGATGCCGTTTTCCACGGTCTGCTGCCAACTTTTCACGATTCCAACTTGCAGCGTGCCGTCATCATTGACTTCCAGCTCGTCAAGGAGCATGTCAAGCATGATGTCGTATGCCAGGCGATATGCCTTGTCTATCACCCGACGGTGGGCGATGTGCGCATAGTCACCTGTAGGATCACAGGCCAGGTTGTCATCAGCAAAGAAGTAGCCTGAGCGTCCCACATACTTGCGTGGCACGAGGTAGCCCTTTTCATAGATTGCCTTGATGGTACTCTCGGACTCATCAATTTTCTTGGAACCCACATACATCTCCAATGGGGCAAGCGAGCCATCCTTCACACGGCCAATGTTGCGCTGCACTGGACTCTTGGCAATGCGCCCAAGCCACGTGCCAATGGTCGCTCCCTTGGAGGATGCCACGGTGTCACCGATGGCAATGCCCACACGGTCATACTTTTCCTTGGTCATGTCCTTCAATTCCTTCGATGGGTCAAAGTTGCGACCTTCGAGGATGAAGAACAAAGGGGCGTAAAGCTCGGTGGTCGCCCATTCTGCCAGCTGCTGTGCCTTTGGCATGGCAGTGAACACATCGGGGTCGATGCCGTTGATGCTTGTGCCAGAAGCTCCCGTGTTGACATTGGCGATGCCGATGCCCCTCAAATTGCCGTTTTGCTTGGTGATCAAGTCTCTCGCATACCCTGCGTCCGTCTTTGTGTAATCACACATGTTGGTCAAGGTGGTGCTTGGATTGACTGGGTAGAGGACCAGCTTTGTGCCTGTTCCTGCCTCATCGTAGAACTCGGACACCTGCTTATAGAGGGCTGCGTTATTTGTCGCTGTGACTCCAAGCTCGGCAAGGTCATCCATGCTTGTGATGGTATAGGCTGTGTTAAGCACAAAGGTTCCTGCTACGGCTGCCGCACCGCAAATGAGGGCCAGGAGTCCGTCGGCACTCTCACCGACGGTTCCCAACTGGCCATTGAGGAACTGAATTTTTACTCTTGGTAATATCATAGAGTCTAATTTTACGATTTAACCTTTTAGGCTGCGTTGCTCTCAATGATGACTGCGATACCCTTGCCGTCGTAACGACGTGGAGAGCCACCTGTACGCACAAGGAATGAGTAGATGTCACCATAATAGGTTGGGTTGCCCATATCATCGAACATCTTCACGTCACCCAAGGCACGGCTCACACAGTCTTGCTGCCAGGCAAGACCAGCTGCAAGTTCAGTGTCAGCATCATCCTCTTCCCATTTCAAGATGGCTGCACCGTTTGCCGTTGTGCGAAGCACCTGGGAACGTTGCATGATCTCAAAGCCATACAACTTGCCAAGAACGCCCCTTGAAGCATCAGCACAAGCGAGGAAGGCTGAGAGTTCCTTGTCTGTCAGGTCGTCAAGCAAATCCGCATACATGGCTGCATCAAGCAACATGAAACGACCATCTGCTGGCACGTCATCCATATTGAACCTTACGAATACTTTCATCACTACAGCCTTGGTGATTTTTTTACGATTGCCAGAGGCAGTCGCTGAGGTGTGGGCTTCACGAGCCTCACCAGCTGTGAAAAACTTTGTCTTCAAGCTACCTGCCCACTTGTAGAGCAAGTTCTGTGCTGCTGCCTTTTGCAACTGCTTGCGGTCGTTGGAAAGAACGCTGTTGCGTTTGTCGTAGGAGAGTTCCACCGTGTCCACATTGGAGATGTGGATAGGGTCTGTTGTCAGCTCATCAATGTTGTAGGTGAGTTCGTTGTCCTCACGTTCCTTGATCTTCGCTGGTTTCTCGCTGCGGTTGATGACAACGCTCGAAGGCTTGCCAGCATTAGGGATGTGAACGGTCTTGTTGTTCACGAATGCGGAATCGTCAATACTTTTCGCCATGAAGGAATTGTCTGGATAGAAATTCTCAGTGATGGTATTGATCCAAATTTCTCTGTTTAATGCCATTTTCTATAAAATTAAAAGTTATTACTCATTGTAGTCCACACCGAACTTCTGCTTGTAGAGGTTCTTGAAAAGTGCAGGGTCTTGGTTCTTCAACTGGGCAAGGTTGTTTTCCTTGTCAATCTCATCCCATGTCTTGTTGGCGAACGAGCCACCTGATGGTGTGTCTGGGTTGATGAAAGCCATGGCACGGTTGCTTGCACGTCCCTTCATGCCACCGATGAGCTTGATGGTGTTCTCACGGTCGCTCTTCAAGAGGTTTTTGAAGGTCTCCACCTGCTCATTGCTAATTTTGCCAGCCTTGACCGCCTCATTGATGAGAGCATCATCTTGCTCTTTGTGAGCCTTTTCAAGCTCATTCTTGTAGGTATTCACCGTTTTTTCGAGGATGGCCACCTTGGCTGCCTTGTTCTCCAGTTCTTTGATGTGTGCCAGGACGGCACTCGAATCCGCTTTGTCCTCAAAGCTTGGAATCGTCTTGATTTCATCTATTAATGCCATTTCTTCATTGTTTTGTGGTTTGAAGTCAAACCGATTATTAAAATAGTTGTAAATGCCTTCTGTTGTTGTCGGTGGGTTCGACACCTCATCCATGTCATAGATTCCATCCACGAGCTTCATGTCCATTGCCTCGCTCGCTGTCATCCAGTGATCCTTCCCATCGAAGTATTTCTTTGCCACGTTTTCAGCCTCCATGCCAAGGCGACCTGCTATCATGGTGGCAAGGTTGTTCTGCAATTCTTCCATCTGATCTGCCATCAGTCGAAGTTCGGAGGCATTGCCGTATGTGCCACCGCTCACATTATGAAGCATAAGTTTGGCATAGGGACTCATATAGAGCGGTTTTCCACATAAGGCAATGATTGCAGCGATGCTCGCTGCCACTCCATCAATAAATATGGTGATGTCGCCTTTGGAGTTTCGGAGGGCGTTGTAGATAGCCATGCCGCTGAAAACATCTCCACCCTGGCTGTTTATGCGCACTTCGATCTTGCAGCCTTGGTTCTCCAATGCGAAAAGCTCGCTCACCACACGGTTGCTATCTACGGAACGCCCTTCACCGACTTCTCCATAAAGCATGATGATAGACTTGCCATCACCTTTTATTATATTGCTAAATTTTTGTTTCATACGTCGAATTTTTCTGCAAATATCGGGACTTTTTTCGAGCTGTCCAAATCGTGATTTCATGGTGGTGCTCATGGACGCTATGGTGGTGTTCATGGATGCTACCATGAAATCACGATTTCTTTTTTTGCGGATTTCTTTAGAACTTTGCAGAATCAAAACTATATAAATATGGTAAAAAGTAACATAGACAAGAAGAGCATTGCCAAGGATTTGTTCATCAAAAGCCGATGCACACAGGAAGAAATCGCTGAAAAGGTGGGAATCACCAGGCAGACGGTCTCCCGATGGATCAGGGAAGGGAAATGGGAAGAGCTACGTGTCTCCATAACTATCTCCACGGAGCAAATCATTGCTGGCATGATCAAGCAAATCAGTGACATACAGGATGGGGCGAATGCACGTCCTGAAGGACAGCGTGCTTTGACGGCCAAGGAGGCAGACACCATTGTCAAGCTGTCTTCTGCCATCAAGAAATTACAGAATGAGGCAGGAATCACAGACATAGTGAACGTGGGCATCAAGTTTACCAACTGGCTTCGCTCCATTGACATAGAAAAGGCCAAGGAGTACAACGAGCTTTGGGATTTATTCATTAAAGATCAGTTGAAATGACACAAGAAGAAAGAAATGCCCTGCAAAGGTGGGCAGAACACCACAAGGCACTGGCTGCCGATGTACCTGTGGAAGACTGGCTCTCACAGAGTGAAATCGACAAGAAGAGAAAGAAACTGGAGAAAGACCCAATCAAATGGATCAAGTACTTCTTTCCCAAGTATGCCAAGTATGAGTTTGCGCCTTTCCACGTGCGTGCCATCAAGCGTGTCATCGAGCATGATGAATGGTATGAGGTGCTGTCTTGGAGCCGTGAGCTTGCCAAATCTACCGTGGCGATGTTTATCTGCATGTACCTTGCACTGACCAAGCGCAAGAGGTTCTTTGTCCTGGCATCTGCCACCATTGACTCTGCCAAGCGTCTCCTTGCACCTTACAAGATTAACTTTGAGTCAAATCCCCGAATCCGTCAGTTCTATGGCTCCCAGGTGACGCTTGGTCAGTGGACAGATGGTGAGTTCACCGCCAAGTGTGGTGCAAAGTTCGTAGCCTTGGGTGCTGGCTCTGCCCCTCGTGGTGCTCGAAATGAGGAAGTTCGCCCCGATGTCATCTACATGGATGACTACGACACGGATGAGGATTGCAGAAACCCAGAGACGCTAAAAAAGAAATGGGACTGGTTCGAGGCCTCGCTTTATCCTACACGTTCCATCTCTGAGCCTACCTTGATTCTGTGGTGTGGAAACATCATAGCCAAGGACTGTTGCATCAAGAAGGCTGGAGCCAAGGCAAGACACTGGGACATCGTGAACATACGTGACAAGGATGGACACTCAACCTGGCCAGCCAAGAACACAGAGGAACAAATCGACACCGTACTCTCAAACATATCCACCAAGAGCGCACAAGCCGAGTACTTCAACAATCCTGTGAGCGAGGGAACCATATTCAAGTACCTGCCATTCGGCAAGGTTCCACCGCTCAAAAAGTTCAAGTTTCTCATAGCCTATGGCGACCCTGCCTATTCCGACTCGAAGAAAAAGGCAAGTTCCACCAAGGCCTTGTGGCTCATCGGCAAGCACAAGGGTGTGTATTACATCATCAAGGGATTCCTTGCCAGGGAACTCAATGCCACCTTCATAGGTTGGTATTTCGACATCATGGAGTATGTGGGAGGGAAGACCAACGTGTATTACTACATGGAGAACAACAAGCTGCAAGACCCTTTCTTCAACCAGGTATTCAAGCCCCTGCTGCGTGAGGAATGCAATCACAGGAACAAGCAGCTGTACATCAAGGGCGATGAGCGCAAGAAGACTGACAAGGCGACCCGAATAGAGGCGAACCTGGAGCCGATTGACAGAAACTGCGAATGGGTATTCAACGAGGAAGAACGTGACAATCCACACATGCAGGAACTCATCAACCAGTTCAAACTCTTCGAAATGCACCTTCCATACAATGCCGACGGCCCCGACTGCATAGAGGGTGGAATCACCATTCTTGAAAACAAGGTGGTGGAAATGGAGCCGACCGTCACCATATCATACGAGGAATTAAACGAGGACAACCCATATAGAATGTAACTATGGCAAATTTTATCAATACTTCGGACTACGATGCAACCATACATCGTGAGATTCTGGACTCCCTCCTTCGCAAGGAGTCCACGACATACGACCCACAAATCATTGAGATTTGCGAGGACAGGGCCATCTCTGAAATGAGAGGCTACCTTAACAAGACATACGACTGTGACAAGATCTTCTCAGCTGAGGGCGAGGCAAGAAACCCTCTTATCCTGATGTTTGCCATCGACATCACTGTCTATCACATCTTCTGTCAGCACAACCCTTACAAGCTGGCAAAGATACGGCAAGACCGCTATGACCGTGCCATTGAGTGGTTGAAGGGAGTGATGAAGGGAGACATCACCATCGACGGTGCTCCCAAGTTGCCCGATGAGCAAGTTGCAGACAATTCCAGATGGCAAATCTTGGCAGATGAGATAAGACCGACACTTTTATAAACAAGAATTGATATGAAGAAATTTAAGAAGAGACTGGGATACAAGCCAAATGGTGGTAGTTCCAACAAGATAGTTCAGGGTGGTTTCAGAAAAGTAGAGGGAAACCGCCCTCCAGACGTGTTCCTACAGATGCCTGAGCTTTTCATGTTCAACATGAAGGACTACATGGAATCCGTAAGGAGTGCCAAAAGTGTGGATTTCTCGTACCGCGTCAAGTTGTTTGACATGTATGAGTCAGCCCAGCTTGACCTCCATCTATCAGGTGTGCTCGACAAGCGACTTCGTGGTGTCACTCAGATTCCCATTGAGTTCCAACGAGACGGCAAGCCCGATGAGGATATTTGCCGTCAGCTTCGCTCTCCATGGTTCAAACAGTTGCGAAGGGATCTTGTCATGTCGAAGTTCTATGGCTTCACCCTCGTTCAGTTCTACTTGGATGATGATGGGAACATTCGATACGATCTCATTGACCGCAAACACTATGATCCTGTTTTCCACAAGCTCTTGAAGCACCAGGGCGACCAAAGTGGCATCGACATAGATGAGTTCGACAACATCCTGTTTGTCGGCACTGAGCGTGGACTGGGCATCTTTGCGGAACTTCTTCCTGCCGTGCTCTACAAGCGTGGCGACATGAGCGACTGGGCGAAGTTCTGCAACATCTTTGGTATGCCAATCCGTGAATATACCTATGATGCAGGTGATGAGGACGCTCGCAAGAAAATCATTGCCGATGCAAGAAACCAAGGTAGCAATGCCGTCTATATCCATCCAAATGAGAGTGAGATGAAGCTGATAGAGGCAGGAAACAAAACAGGTTCTTCTGACCTCTACCAGAACTTTGCGGAATATTGGGACAGCAAGATTTCCATCCGTGTGCTGGGCAATACCCTCACCACCGATGCAAAGGACAATGGCACGCAAGCCCTTGGAACTGTCCACAAGGAGGAAGAGGATGACATGAACGCTGATGATCGTGATTTTCTGCTTGACATACTTAACTATGACATGAAGAACATCTTCGAGAACCTTGGCTTCAATGTGGAGGGTGGTGAGTTTGTCTATGCCCACAAGGACAAGACTGAGCCTCAGGCCATGCTTAACATCGTGAAGGGAATGAAGGAAATGGGCTTGCCTATGGATGATGACTGGCTCTATGAAACATTCAGCATTGAAAAGCCAAAGGACTACGACCAACAGAAAGAAGCCATTGAAACTCAGAAGCAGGCCTTGCGAGACAGTCTCCAATGCAAGGGGAACGAGCATGAGGAAGAAGACCCAGACAACGAGAAAAAAGACCCGAAAAAGAAGCCTTTGAACAGTGATAAAAAAGCGTTCAAAGACCGCCTGAAAAGTTTTTTCGGAATAGCCCCAGCTATCGGGGCGGACACCGACTTCTGATTGACACCCTCTATTATGGCGACCACCAATGCCAATGCGGACACCACCATTTCGACAATGTAGATGGTGGCATTCGCTTCAATGCCGACATCCTGGCCCAGTTCATCAAAAAAATCTATCAGGGCTTTGACACGGAAAACAGCATTGAGGGTGTAATGTGGCGTGAGGTACTACGCATCATCAATGAGGGAACCGTGGAGGGACTTGCCAAGGCAAAGACACCTCCAACCCATGAGGAATACTTCTACAAGGCTCTCAGACACTCCAACGAGGTCTTTGCTGCCTTCAAGGTTCACACCATGGGCCAGGAGATGGCTGCAAAACTTTATGACTCCAAGGGACAGTTGAAACCTTTTGGCAAGTGGGTGGAGGATGTGAGTGCAATCAGTAGCCACCAAGTAGGTTCTTGGCTACAGACGGAATACGACACGGCCGTCATACGTGCCCATGCTGCTGCCGACTGGAGAGAGTTTGAGCGAAACAAGGACATCTTGCCAAACCTCAGATGGATGCCGACCACCTCCAAGGAGCCAGAGAGTAGCCACCGTGCCTATTGGCAGATGAAGCTCACACTCCCAGTGGATGATCCATTCTGGAATGAGCACCACCCAGGAGACCGATGGAACTGCAAGTGTTCGCTCGAAGCCACTGATGACCCAGTGGTCCGTCCCAAGGACATGGAGCCTACAAAGCCTCAGAGGGGACTGGAGAACAACACTGGCAAGGATGGACACACGTTCAGTGACAATCACCCATACTTCCCAAAGGACTGCAAACACTGCGATTTCTATAAAAAAGGTTCTTTCAGGAATAGACTTAAAAGACTATTCTCTAATAGAGCCAAGGATTGTTTTAATTGTCCATTCATAGACGGCTGTATAAATAGATTGGAAGCAAAACAACCTATAGAGGAAAAGGCTTTTGCTCGCAAGCAAGAGGTGAAAGACCAAGACCTCATGCCAAAGATGGACAAAGAACCATGTAGCTCTGTTCTTTCTGGAACTTTGAACCGTACCAACAAAGTAAGAAACGCCCTTCTGAAACATTGCCACCATGACTATGATGTCGATGCTGCCATTTATATATGGAATAATCCATCAGAAATGAAATTCATTAGGGTAAGTCCGCTTGGTGAGGGAAAGGACATGAGCCTTCCAAAAAACATTGCCAACATTGAAAAGAAACAAAAGGTTCTTCATTTCGTAGAGTTCAGACAATATGAATTTGAGTATGAGGGAAAGACCTTCGAGGTTAAAATGGCTCTATGTCAAAAAGGCTATGAGCAATTTTATTCATTGAAGGAAAAATAAAAAATCCCCAAACCTCAAGCCGTGACAGCCTATATGAGCGAATGGGGACGTTGCAAAGATACAACATTTCCTTGAAATGCAAGTAAAAAGAATAAAAAACTTTGCCTATGGATGCAAAAAACTTAGAAAAATTGGTTGAAAAGGCCAAGGATGACATAATGAAGGAAGTAAACGACCGCCTTCCTCGAAAAGTTGGAGTGATAGCTGTGAACCACTTCAAGCAAAATTTCCGTGATGGTGGTTGGCTTGATGACGGTCTTCATCCATGGAAAAAGGCCCTCAGACAAAAGCAAGGTGGCCCAGATGCCAAGTATGGGCCACTCACCTCCAGGCGAAACCACCTGATGAGTTCCATACAGAGCAAGCCAGGGTTGGGTGAGGTGACAATAGAGAACCCTGTGCCATACGCTGCCATCCACAATGATGGAGGCGACATCACCACGCATCCCACGGTCTCGCCCAAGATGAGACGCTTTGCATGGCACATGGCTTACTCGCTCGCTGGTGTCAAGGGGAAGGGAACACTGCCAAAGGAACTTCCAGAAGAGGCACGCTTGTGGAAGTGCCTCGCATTGACTAAAAAAGACAAGATCACCGTGAAAGCCCATATTCCACAACGTCAGTTCATGGGCGACTCCAAGGAGCTACAGGTGAAGGTAAACAAGACTATAAACGATTCATTGGAAAAAATCAAAGATGGAATT
This window encodes:
- a CDS encoding DUF6046 domain-containing protein; the protein is MAKSVLQFLIKLQANEGNVLSVARRTSEQLDNITRKATLVKSRLQSAFSFSNLKTSLMSLPGMDFLMNPYTLASAGVAAISSIGAQAEQTSVAFKTLVGNETAAAKMLGDIYNFAAKTPFEPLDLENNAKMMLGFGVSAQKVVPYLKQLGDIAMGDKEKLGGLSLVFGQVASAGKMQGQDLMQFINAGFNPLKELQKMTGKTYAELQDMMSKGQIGFDAVAAAIAHATSEGGAFNGMSDKLSQTVSGKFSTMMGNIRQAAISMFDSIKPVVLGLMDIVGALVPPISSALQFLLSIVGGVIGFFMKWKTEIAYVAVIAGVGAIAFNAQAIALWGLVGVMKVVAAVTKVWEGVQWLLNIAMNANPIGLVITAIAALVAGVVYCWNKFAGFRAFLLTQLEESGAQEWLFPMEPMISVNGQNILVRRNVSKGKIRGSIKERWTQDDYSVRIEGILMGMDGKYPEADVAKLRSFCEAGHVKALNPLLEIFGISQLAIESWDIPFTSGTINQNYTIQAYSDDIYKLLLSRDDLNA
- a CDS encoding DUF2586 domain-containing protein, encoding MILPRVKIQFLNGQLGTVGESADGLLALICGAAAVAGTFVLNTAYTITSMDDLAELGVTATNNAALYKQVSEFYDEAGTGTKLVLYPVNPSTTLTNMCDYTKTDAGYARDLITKQNGNLRGIGIANVNTGASGTSINGIDPDVFTAMPKAQQLAEWATTELYAPLFFILEGRNFDPSKELKDMTKEKYDRVGIAIGDTVASSKGATIGTWLGRIAKSPVQRNIGRVKDGSLAPLEMYVGSKKIDESESTIKAIYEKGYLVPRKYVGRSGYFFADDNLACDPTGDYAHIAHRRVIDKAYRLAYDIMLDMLLDELEVNDDGTLQVGIVKSWQQTVENGINKKMTANGELCANSDGEGCQCYIDEKQNVLSTSKVLVTLKVRPYGYARYVDVNLGFLVETSNS
- a CDS encoding head maturation protease, ClpP-related codes for the protein MKQKFSNIIKGDGKSIIMLYGEVGEGRSVDSNRVVSELFALENQGCKIEVRINSQGGDVFSGMAIYNALRNSKGDITIFIDGVAASIAAIIALCGKPLYMSPYAKLMLHNVSGGTYGNASELRLMADQMEELQNNLATMIAGRLGMEAENVAKKYFDGKDHWMTASEAMDMKLVDGIYDMDEVSNPPTTTEGIYNYFNNRFDFKPQNNEEMALIDEIKTIPSFEDKADSSAVLAHIKELENKAAKVAILEKTVNTYKNELEKAHKEQDDALINEAVKAGKISNEQVETFKNLLKSDRENTIKLIGGMKGRASNRAMAFINPDTPSGGSFANKTWDEIDKENNLAQLKNQDPALFKNLYKQKFGVDYNE
- a CDS encoding helix-turn-helix domain-containing protein, which encodes MVKSNIDKKSIAKDLFIKSRCTQEEIAEKVGITRQTVSRWIREGKWEELRVSITISTEQIIAGMIKQISDIQDGANARPEGQRALTAKEADTIVKLSSAIKKLQNEAGITDIVNVGIKFTNWLRSIDIEKAKEYNELWDLFIKDQLK
- a CDS encoding phage protein Gp36 family protein codes for the protein MANFINTSDYDATIHREILDSLLRKESTTYDPQIIEICEDRAISEMRGYLNKTYDCDKIFSAEGEARNPLILMFAIDITVYHIFCQHNPYKLAKIRQDRYDRAIEWLKGVMKGDITIDGAPKLPDEQVADNSRWQILADEIRPTLL
- a CDS encoding DUF935 family protein, producing the protein MKKFKKRLGYKPNGGSSNKIVQGGFRKVEGNRPPDVFLQMPELFMFNMKDYMESVRSAKSVDFSYRVKLFDMYESAQLDLHLSGVLDKRLRGVTQIPIEFQRDGKPDEDICRQLRSPWFKQLRRDLVMSKFYGFTLVQFYLDDDGNIRYDLIDRKHYDPVFHKLLKHQGDQSGIDIDEFDNILFVGTERGLGIFAELLPAVLYKRGDMSDWAKFCNIFGMPIREYTYDAGDEDARKKIIADARNQGSNAVYIHPNESEMKLIEAGNKTGSSDLYQNFAEYWDSKISIRVLGNTLTTDAKDNGTQALGTVHKEEEDDMNADDRDFLLDILNYDMKNIFENLGFNVEGGEFVYAHKDKTEPQAMLNIVKGMKEMGLPMDDDWLYETFSIEKPKDYDQQKEAIETQKQALRDSLQCKGNEHEEEDPDNEKKDPKKKPLNSDKKAFKDRLKSFFGIAPAIGADTDF
- a CDS encoding phage minor head protein yields the protein MWREVLRIINEGTVEGLAKAKTPPTHEEYFYKALRHSNEVFAAFKVHTMGQEMAAKLYDSKGQLKPFGKWVEDVSAISSHQVGSWLQTEYDTAVIRAHAAADWREFERNKDILPNLRWMPTTSKEPESSHRAYWQMKLTLPVDDPFWNEHHPGDRWNCKCSLEATDDPVVRPKDMEPTKPQRGLENNTGKDGHTFSDNHPYFPKDCKHCDFYKKGSFRNRLKRLFSNRAKDCFNCPFIDGCINRLEAKQPIEEKAFARKQEVKDQDLMPKMDKEPCSSVLSGTLNRTNKVRNALLKHCHHDYDVDAAIYIWNNPSEMKFIRVSPLGEGKDMSLPKNIANIEKKQKVLHFVEFRQYEFEYEGKTFEVKMALCQKGYEQFYSLKEK
- a CDS encoding phage virion morphogenesis protein, whose amino-acid sequence is MDAKNLEKLVEKAKDDIMKEVNDRLPRKVGVIAVNHFKQNFRDGGWLDDGLHPWKKALRQKQGGPDAKYGPLTSRRNHLMSSIQSKPGLGEVTIENPVPYAAIHNDGGDITTHPTVSPKMRRFAWHMAYSLAGVKGKGTLPKELPEEARLWKCLALTKKDKITVKAHIPQRQFMGDSKELQVKVNKTINDSLEKIKDGIISLSNH